A region from the Nitrospinota bacterium genome encodes:
- a CDS encoding response regulator, translating into MLLKLGLPRERIRYLIVIMTIITFIVTAVSTGLLYTVSFEQQTTRLTETAQSQAKLIEAMFKHDEQHGHITQIETELHILGQMQEAHKNYQGFGKTGEFTFAKLKNGKIHFLLTHRHSGSFGTNEDHPPFPMTDNYAQPMQMALKGKSGSMIGLDYRGEKVLAAYEPVAWGDEQVGIVAKIDLSEIRAPFIKTGLITALIAILAVFAGAYVFREISDPLIQELNDSELRYRQLVELTPDGFLIHSDGRVVFANSAAKKMLGTDNPDRITETPIVNFVLPEFWENTINRIYKMAEQNKPITLIEETFVRTDGTILDVEVISMPILYKNKPALQMVLHDITIRKQHQKAILDRSREMQTIFDAIPDIYFRFKPDGTIIDFHASSYFKIDLKAAPCIGEKAETVFPEDMFAKVAPAISEVAQQKRVANIEFKMANQNGSRHFDSRLLPLPNGEVMCMLRDITDRKKSDMALQQVVVGISSAKSGAEFFSSLVLNLAGTLNISHALIGKICEDNMNRVKTIAICADGKLAENFEFDLEGTPCQTVINQRLCTYPSNVTRMFPKDKILIDMGIECYSGTPLFGSDGRSLGILVILDRNPMVNRVMTESMLEIFATRVAAELERCQYEEDIRKAKDDAVKATELKDKFLSLVSHDLKTPLSSINGSIQLLKRENTTLRSENLGKFIALAESAGKQMGNLIDEVLTISRFKTGKLKLNCSFFDPYFAVYKVQENVRTLAEAKNIILENKVIKNKRLFADSQLLTEILANLMTNAIKFTNPGGTVALSFDEDKMNTIVIEDNGIGISAKNLKKIFSFEEKTTTLGTSGEVGTGMGLPLCKEMVEAHGGNLKVESALNKGTRFYVSLPVVKPKILFVDDEDNFRILFRHHLQKLDLEFIEARNGLEALEILKSKTPHLIISDLSMPAMDGFALLENIKNNPRTNTIPTIIFTSDSSVETRNHVLQMGADDFLEKTSPPNEFIPRIRRYIG; encoded by the coding sequence ATGCTGTTAAAGCTTGGCCTTCCCCGTGAAAGGATCAGATACCTGATCGTGATAATGACAATTATCACTTTCATAGTCACGGCCGTCTCTACCGGCCTTCTTTATACCGTTTCATTCGAACAGCAGACAACCCGCCTAACAGAAACTGCCCAGAGCCAGGCAAAGCTTATAGAAGCGATGTTCAAACATGACGAACAGCATGGGCACATCACACAGATCGAAACCGAGCTCCATATACTTGGCCAGATGCAAGAGGCTCACAAGAATTACCAGGGGTTCGGCAAGACAGGAGAATTTACATTTGCCAAACTCAAAAACGGAAAGATACATTTTCTGCTGACCCACAGACATTCAGGCAGCTTTGGCACAAATGAAGATCATCCCCCTTTTCCCATGACGGATAATTACGCCCAGCCGATGCAGATGGCGCTTAAAGGAAAATCGGGTTCAATGATAGGTCTTGATTATCGCGGCGAAAAAGTTCTGGCCGCGTACGAGCCTGTCGCTTGGGGAGATGAACAGGTTGGGATCGTCGCGAAAATCGATTTATCCGAAATACGAGCGCCATTCATAAAGACCGGGCTGATCACCGCATTAATCGCCATATTGGCGGTCTTTGCCGGGGCATATGTATTCAGGGAAATAAGCGACCCTTTAATACAGGAATTAAACGACAGCGAATTGCGCTACCGCCAACTGGTGGAATTGACCCCCGACGGATTTTTGATCCATTCAGACGGACGGGTGGTTTTCGCGAATAGCGCGGCAAAAAAAATGCTTGGAACCGACAATCCCGACAGAATAACGGAGACGCCAATAGTTAACTTCGTCTTGCCGGAATTTTGGGAAAACACAATAAACAGAATTTACAAAATGGCTGAGCAAAATAAACCGATAACCCTTATTGAAGAAACCTTCGTCCGAACCGATGGAACAATATTAGACGTTGAGGTGATATCGATGCCGATCCTGTACAAGAACAAACCTGCGCTACAAATGGTTTTACATGACATAACGATACGCAAACAGCATCAAAAGGCGATTCTCGACAGATCAAGAGAGATGCAGACCATTTTCGACGCAATACCAGACATATATTTCCGCTTTAAACCGGACGGGACGATCATCGATTTTCATGCCTCCAGCTATTTTAAAATTGACCTGAAAGCCGCCCCCTGCATCGGCGAGAAAGCGGAAACCGTTTTTCCTGAAGATATGTTCGCAAAGGTTGCTCCCGCGATCTCCGAAGTGGCACAGCAAAAAAGAGTAGCGAATATTGAGTTTAAAATGGCAAATCAAAACGGCTCCAGACACTTTGATTCCAGGCTCCTCCCTTTGCCGAATGGCGAAGTTATGTGCATGTTGCGCGATATAACCGACCGGAAAAAATCGGACATGGCTCTGCAACAGGTGGTTGTAGGAATTTCTTCCGCCAAATCAGGCGCGGAATTTTTCTCTTCACTTGTGTTAAACCTCGCGGGGACATTGAACATATCACATGCGCTGATAGGCAAAATTTGCGAAGACAATATGAATCGCGTGAAAACCATAGCAATATGCGCCGATGGAAAACTGGCGGAAAACTTTGAGTTCGATCTAGAAGGCACTCCTTGCCAAACCGTCATAAATCAAAGGTTATGCACCTATCCAAGCAACGTGACGCGCATGTTCCCGAAGGACAAGATCCTGATAGATATGGGGATCGAGTGTTATTCAGGCACACCCCTGTTTGGGTCGGATGGCCGTTCACTGGGAATACTGGTAATCCTTGACCGGAATCCGATGGTAAACAGGGTGATGACGGAATCGATGCTGGAAATTTTCGCAACACGGGTCGCGGCAGAATTGGAGAGATGCCAGTACGAAGAGGATATCCGCAAGGCGAAGGATGACGCGGTGAAAGCGACGGAACTCAAGGACAAATTTCTATCACTTGTTTCGCACGACCTGAAAACGCCGTTATCATCGATAAACGGCTCTATCCAGCTTTTAAAGCGCGAAAACACGACTTTAAGATCCGAAAATCTTGGGAAGTTTATCGCCCTCGCCGAAAGCGCGGGGAAGCAGATGGGAAACCTTATTGATGAGGTGCTTACTATTAGCAGGTTTAAAACGGGCAAACTTAAACTGAATTGCTCATTTTTCGATCCGTATTTCGCAGTGTACAAAGTTCAGGAGAACGTAAGGACGCTTGCCGAAGCAAAGAACATCATCCTTGAAAATAAAGTGATAAAAAACAAGCGGCTGTTCGCGGATTCTCAGTTATTAACGGAGATCCTTGCAAACCTCATGACAAACGCCATTAAATTCACAAATCCCGGCGGCACGGTAGCTCTCTCTTTCGACGAAGACAAAATGAACACTATCGTTATAGAGGACAACGGCATAGGCATCTCCGCCAAAAACCTGAAGAAGATATTTTCATTTGAAGAAAAAACAACAACTCTCGGCACATCCGGCGAGGTCGGTACGGGAATGGGACTTCCACTGTGCAAGGAGATGGTAGAGGCGCATGGCGGAAATTTGAAAGTTGAATCTGCCTTAAACAAAGGAACCAGATTTTATGTGAGCCTTCCTGTCGTAAAACCAAAAATTCTGTTCGTCGATGACGAGGATAATTTCAGGATCTTATTCAGACATCATCTGCAAAAGCTGGATCTGGAGTTCATCGAGGCGAGAAACGGCCTTGAAGCGCTGGAAATATTGAAAAGCAAAACTCCGCATTTGATAATTTCAGATCTATCGATGCCGGCAATGGACGGGTTCGCGCTTCTGGAAAATATCAAAAACAATCCCAGAACAAATACAATCCCCACCATAATCTTCACTTCCGATTCGAGCGTTGAAACAAGAAATCATGTCCTGCAGATGGGAGCTGACGATTTTCTGGAAAAGACCTCACCGCCAAACGAGTTCATCCCCCGTATTCGCAGGTATATCGGGTAA
- a CDS encoding PAS domain S-box protein produces the protein MEKRNTAKERIMSLVLTMSIVSLLIASAAISILYNVSFEQQKLRLIETIQSQASLIEAIARHDMKHKHDAFEESFEDTIGQLRDAHENYVGFGKTGEFVLATIEDDHIKFLLSHRHATGPIKGSHSPPMIPMGSDVAIPIQKALLGEEGAIVDVDYRGEKVLAAFQLVKLGETRLAIVAKIDLSEIRAPFIEAGVYTTLFAVLVVLIGTNIFIRIGAPLIRQMEESELRLSKITNSSSDAIIMINSMGKIRFWNPAAEKMFGFTFDDVYDKNLEKFIIPPRYREKHLEGLKPFALTGKGNVVDKTLEISAIDKFGREFPIELSIASINLENNWHAVGTISDISERVRAKEELQRAHDLLEHRVVERTQELTRSNEELKDFAYIVSHDLKAPLRAISSLATWIAADYEDKLDDDGKENLQLLVSRTRRMNELIEGILHYSRLGRVKPELMEINCLTLVQETIESLNCPENVTITIDGELPKIVYDKAQIRQLFQNLISNAIAHMDKPEGKITVGCEDFDKLWKFSVKDNGVGIDTRHFDRIFKIFQSLKPRDEKESTGIGLALVRKIVELNGGLVWVESSVGVGSTFYFTIPKGIKVTKAE, from the coding sequence ATGGAAAAAAGAAATACGGCAAAAGAGAGAATAATGTCGTTGGTGCTGACGATGTCGATTGTCTCGCTTCTGATAGCGTCGGCGGCTATCTCTATTCTGTACAACGTATCCTTTGAACAGCAGAAACTGCGACTTATAGAAACCATACAGAGCCAGGCCAGCCTGATAGAGGCGATAGCGCGTCACGACATGAAACATAAACATGATGCTTTTGAAGAATCTTTTGAAGACACAATCGGACAGCTCCGGGATGCGCATGAAAATTATGTCGGTTTCGGCAAGACCGGCGAATTTGTGCTTGCAACTATCGAAGACGACCATATTAAATTTCTTTTGAGCCATCGACATGCCACAGGACCAATTAAGGGGAGCCATTCCCCCCCTATGATACCGATGGGATCGGACGTGGCCATACCGATCCAAAAGGCGCTTTTGGGGGAGGAAGGTGCCATTGTGGATGTCGACTACAGAGGGGAGAAGGTTTTGGCCGCCTTCCAGCTAGTGAAACTGGGAGAAACAAGACTTGCAATAGTCGCAAAAATCGATCTGTCGGAAATACGCGCCCCTTTCATCGAGGCAGGAGTATACACAACGCTCTTCGCGGTATTAGTCGTCCTTATCGGAACAAACATATTTATAAGGATCGGCGCTCCGCTCATCCGCCAAATGGAAGAGAGCGAACTTCGCCTCTCCAAAATCACGAACTCTTCAAGCGACGCTATCATAATGATAAATTCCATGGGGAAGATACGCTTCTGGAACCCGGCGGCAGAAAAGATGTTCGGATTCACCTTTGACGACGTTTATGACAAAAACCTTGAAAAATTCATTATCCCCCCAAGATACAGGGAGAAACACCTGGAAGGCTTAAAGCCGTTTGCGCTTACCGGAAAAGGGAATGTAGTCGATAAAACTTTGGAGATATCGGCAATTGATAAATTCGGAAGGGAATTTCCGATAGAGCTTTCCATCGCCTCTATCAACCTTGAAAACAACTGGCACGCGGTGGGGACGATCAGCGATATTTCCGAGCGTGTGCGCGCGAAGGAAGAACTTCAGCGGGCGCATGACCTTCTCGAACATAGGGTCGTTGAAAGAACGCAGGAACTTACCCGCTCAAATGAAGAGCTGAAGGACTTCGCCTATATAGTTTCCCACGACCTGAAGGCGCCGCTAAGGGCCATCAGCTCCCTTGCGACATGGATAGCCGCCGATTACGAGGACAAGCTGGACGACGACGGAAAAGAGAATCTTCAGCTTCTCGTCAGCCGAACAAGAAGAATGAACGAACTGATCGAAGGAATTCTTCACTATTCGCGGCTGGGAAGAGTGAAACCCGAATTGATGGAAATAAATTGCCTAACACTGGTTCAGGAAACGATTGAATCGCTCAATTGCCCTGAAAACGTGACAATCACAATAGACGGGGAATTACCGAAAATTGTTTACGACAAGGCCCAGATACGTCAACTTTTTCAAAACCTTATCAGTAACGCAATTGCGCATATGGACAAGCCCGAAGGGAAGATAACTGTAGGATGCGAAGATTTCGATAAACTATGGAAATTCAGCGTTAAGGACAACGGAGTCGGGATCGATACTAGACATTTCGACCGCATTTTCAAGATTTTTCAGAGCCTCAAGCCCCGTGACGAAAAAGAGTCCACAGGAATAGGTTTGGCTCTAGTGAGAAAAATTGTAGAATTAAACGGAGGGCTCGTCTGGGTGGAATCAAGTGTAGGAGTTGGGAGCACTTTTTACTTTACCATTCCGAAGGGGATAAAAGTTACAAAAGCCGAATAG
- a CDS encoding response regulator: MDSNISILLVEDDSVDIKTVKRAFKEANVTNHLDVAGNGEEALSFLRNNKNAAAQNGKRPGLIFLDLNMPVMGGIEFLKIMKNDPELKRIPVIVLTTSKEETERVDSFNLGVAGYIIKPVDFYKFVEAVRVINLYWTLSELPS, from the coding sequence ATGGACTCAAATATCTCGATTCTGCTCGTGGAAGACGATTCGGTCGATATAAAGACCGTAAAGCGCGCGTTCAAGGAAGCCAACGTGACCAACCATCTTGATGTTGCGGGAAATGGGGAAGAAGCACTTTCATTCCTTAGGAACAACAAAAATGCTGCCGCTCAAAACGGAAAAAGGCCCGGACTGATCTTCCTTGACCTCAACATGCCGGTCATGGGTGGGATCGAATTTCTTAAAATAATGAAAAACGATCCGGAACTGAAAAGAATACCTGTAATAGTGCTTACAACATCCAAGGAAGAGACCGAACGAGTAGATAGTTTCAATCTTGGCGTAGCCGGCTACATTATCAAGCCTGTCGATTTTTATAAATTTGTTGAAGCCGTAAGGGTGATAAACCTTTACTGGACCTTGAGTGAACTGCCATCATAG
- a CDS encoding response regulator, with protein sequence MPKTNVRVLLVDDDIVDRKALTRYVKENKLPYEIKPASSLAECRDILNEQKFDIILLDYQLGDGTGIEIMPLTNGTPVVFVTGGGDESIAAEALKLGAYGYLIKDPDQKYLAVLSGTINNVVDRKASEEALKDSETKFRSVTRSANDAIISCDDQATIISWDGGAQNIFGYTDEEAVGQPVTILIPQSYLEKHTHGFKKFTHTGKETIIGRTVEYSGLRKNGSEFPIEMSLSTWRAKEKTFFTAIIRDITERSKFIKELNFAKERAENATLLKDKFLSLVSHDLRSPLGTMLGFLRLLRADSSTTEDEQKINRLANAVDIGENMLKLIEELLDIGRLRTGIVKPKLRFCDLGVLTLKVLTMYGFMAKEKGIKVENEVPIHTRIYADADLIIQVLQNLFFNAIKFCRKGDSIVFKCETGKKITLSVIDTGVGIEPGRLKNLFSYEMHTSTVGTAGETGTGLGLPLCREIMETHGGTLEIESEINKGTSCAITLNIVKPRVLLVDDDRVVRKVIISYLKDFDIDIVETDGAKNALDILEKEIPHLVIIDILMPEMDGFQLTQAIRNDPKYKLLPIIILTSDTNIETRQKAFQLGADDFAQKNSDKNDFIARVRRFVG encoded by the coding sequence ATGCCAAAAACGAATGTGCGGGTACTCCTTGTCGATGATGACATAGTAGATAGAAAAGCGCTGACAAGATATGTAAAGGAAAATAAGCTTCCTTACGAAATCAAGCCTGCGTCTTCGCTGGCAGAATGCCGAGATATCCTTAACGAGCAAAAATTCGATATCATACTTCTCGATTACCAGCTTGGGGACGGCACAGGCATCGAGATAATGCCCCTGACAAACGGCACTCCCGTCGTCTTTGTTACCGGCGGAGGGGACGAATCTATCGCCGCGGAAGCGCTGAAGCTTGGAGCATACGGATACCTTATAAAGGACCCCGACCAGAAATACCTCGCCGTTCTAAGCGGAACTATCAATAACGTCGTAGACAGAAAAGCATCTGAAGAGGCGCTAAAGGATTCCGAAACCAAATTTCGCTCCGTTACCCGCTCCGCGAACGACGCGATCATCTCCTGCGACGACCAGGCAACTATAATTTCATGGGACGGCGGAGCGCAAAACATCTTTGGATATACCGATGAAGAGGCGGTGGGACAGCCCGTGACCATACTTATCCCCCAGTCATACCTGGAAAAACATACGCATGGATTCAAGAAATTCACTCATACTGGGAAGGAAACTATAATCGGAAGAACCGTTGAATATTCCGGATTGAGGAAAAACGGAAGCGAATTCCCCATCGAAATGTCTCTCTCAACATGGAGGGCAAAGGAAAAAACATTTTTCACCGCTATCATTCGCGACATTACCGAACGGTCCAAATTCATCAAGGAACTCAACTTCGCGAAGGAAAGAGCGGAAAACGCAACCCTCCTGAAAGATAAATTCCTGTCACTCGTCTCCCACGATCTCCGATCGCCACTGGGAACAATGCTCGGATTCCTCCGGCTCCTCCGTGCCGATTCGTCAACAACAGAGGACGAACAGAAAATAAACAGGCTTGCTAACGCAGTCGACATTGGCGAGAACATGCTCAAACTTATCGAAGAACTGCTCGATATCGGCAGGCTCAGAACCGGTATCGTAAAGCCGAAATTGAGGTTTTGTGATTTGGGCGTCCTTACATTAAAGGTTTTAACCATGTACGGATTCATGGCGAAGGAGAAGGGGATAAAAGTTGAAAACGAAGTGCCGATACATACAAGGATATACGCGGATGCCGATCTCATAATCCAGGTTCTTCAAAACCTGTTTTTTAACGCCATTAAATTCTGCAGGAAAGGGGATTCGATCGTTTTCAAATGTGAAACCGGCAAAAAAATCACACTATCAGTTATAGACACCGGGGTAGGGATTGAACCGGGCCGCCTGAAAAATCTTTTCAGTTATGAGATGCACACCTCCACAGTCGGCACAGCGGGTGAAACAGGCACCGGACTGGGACTTCCGTTATGCAGGGAGATAATGGAGACTCATGGTGGGACATTGGAAATAGAATCTGAAATAAACAAGGGGACCAGCTGTGCCATCACCCTGAACATCGTGAAGCCGCGCGTCCTCCTGGTCGACGACGACAGGGTTGTCAGAAAAGTCATCATCAGCTACCTGAAAGATTTCGATATCGACATCGTTGAAACAGACGGAGCAAAAAACGCTTTGGATATATTGGAAAAAGAAATCCCTCATCTTGTCATTATCGATATTCTTATGCCAGAAATGGACGGATTCCAGCTGACTCAGGCAATACGAAATGATCCAAAATACAAACTGCTGCCAATCATAATTCTTACTTCCGACACTAATATTGAAACCAGACAGAAGGCGTTCCAGCTCGGCGCCGACGATTTCGCGCAAAAGAACTCGGACAAGAACGACTTTATCGCCCGTGTCCGCAGATTCGTCGGCTGA
- the recO gene encoding DNA repair protein RecO, producing MPRYNDEALVLRNWDYGESDRIVSVFCRNHGKVRVIAKGAKKMKSRFLGRLEPFQTVKLSYLGKEHSQLFILSSIELTGNNMNFISNLDKFSRACYLVEMVEAGLKEGDPNRTAFDTVVRTLKWIGENENGRGYEWITRFFDVRFLSSLGYRPTLDRCVTCGKKFELNSKPFFNPEGGGLSCEKCAKGVEFTIPVSLGSARFLEKILSGGFEMAARLKPSPMMIDEIEKSITAFRNSRLQRVFKTERYFNIGKAV from the coding sequence ATGCCACGCTATAACGATGAAGCGCTTGTACTCAGGAACTGGGACTATGGAGAAAGCGACAGGATAGTTTCTGTTTTTTGCAGGAATCACGGAAAGGTTCGCGTTATCGCAAAAGGGGCCAAAAAAATGAAGAGCCGCTTTCTGGGCCGACTCGAACCGTTTCAGACGGTAAAACTCTCCTATCTCGGCAAGGAGCATAGCCAGCTTTTCATCCTGAGCAGTATCGAGCTTACCGGCAACAACATGAATTTCATTTCAAATCTCGATAAATTTTCCCGCGCATGTTATCTGGTGGAGATGGTGGAGGCCGGACTCAAGGAGGGCGATCCGAACAGGACAGCATTTGACACCGTAGTTCGCACCCTCAAATGGATAGGGGAGAACGAAAACGGCCGGGGTTACGAGTGGATAACGCGCTTTTTCGACGTAAGATTCCTAAGTTCCCTCGGATACAGGCCGACTCTTGACCGCTGCGTAACATGCGGAAAAAAGTTCGAGCTGAACAGCAAGCCGTTTTTCAATCCTGAAGGCGGGGGGCTATCATGCGAGAAGTGCGCCAAGGGGGTGGAATTTACCATCCCGGTATCGCTTGGTTCCGCGAGATTTCTAGAAAAGATACTCTCCGGCGGATTTGAGATGGCGGCAAGGCTCAAGCCTTCGCCGATGATGATTGACGAGATAGAGAAATCGATAACCGCTTTCAGGAACAGCCGTCTGCAAAGAGTCTTTAAAACGGAGCGTTATTTCAACATCGGAAAGGCTGTATGA
- the era gene encoding GTPase Era, with the protein MEKPFHTGYCCILGMPNAGKSTLLNFLCGQKIAIVTAKPQTTRNRIVGIKTEENSQIIFIDTPGLHESKKTINQMMVKEAEGGIADADLFLFLSDPLHRETEYERKWIEKLKGKKKPVIIAINKIDKADKGSLLPVIEDFAKMGMENVFPISAKTGEGVAELENHLLSLLPEGPKLYPDDMVMEQNERFIASEVIREYVFKLTRQEVPYSCMVEIVDFKERSENLSVVHAVIWVEKESQKGIVIGKGGEMIGAIGKAAREELERELERKFYLDLKVKTKKDWTKDGKSIREAWQGIK; encoded by the coding sequence ATAGAAAAGCCATTTCACACCGGTTATTGTTGCATCTTGGGCATGCCCAATGCAGGCAAGTCCACCCTCTTGAATTTTCTTTGCGGCCAGAAGATAGCGATTGTAACTGCCAAACCGCAGACCACCCGAAACAGGATAGTAGGCATAAAGACGGAGGAGAACTCCCAGATAATCTTTATCGATACTCCGGGTCTCCACGAATCGAAGAAGACAATCAACCAGATGATGGTTAAGGAGGCGGAAGGTGGAATAGCCGACGCCGACCTCTTTCTGTTTTTAAGCGACCCTCTTCACAGGGAAACGGAATACGAGAGGAAGTGGATAGAGAAGCTGAAAGGGAAGAAGAAGCCTGTCATTATCGCCATAAATAAGATCGACAAGGCAGACAAGGGCTCGCTTCTCCCTGTAATAGAGGATTTCGCGAAGATGGGTATGGAAAATGTCTTCCCTATTTCGGCAAAAACCGGCGAGGGGGTGGCCGAACTTGAAAATCATCTGCTCTCGCTATTGCCGGAGGGGCCGAAACTTTACCCCGACGATATGGTGATGGAGCAGAATGAAAGATTCATTGCGAGTGAAGTTATCCGGGAGTATGTTTTCAAGCTCACTCGACAGGAGGTGCCATACTCCTGCATGGTGGAGATAGTCGATTTTAAGGAGCGAAGCGAAAACCTCTCCGTTGTCCATGCGGTCATCTGGGTAGAAAAGGAGTCCCAGAAGGGGATAGTTATCGGAAAAGGTGGAGAGATGATTGGGGCGATAGGGAAGGCGGCAAGGGAAGAGCTCGAAAGGGAACTTGAAAGGAAATTCTATCTCGACCTGAAGGTGAAAACGAAAAAAGACTGGACAAAGGACGGAAAGAGTATCCGGGAGGCCTGGCAAGGAATAAAATAG
- a CDS encoding TVP38/TMEM64 family protein: protein MKKKSAIKLIFIVIFISAIIFIFRYFNLHEHLTLQKLHNLVDSFGIFGPLAFVLLYAVASTFGLPGTIFTIAGGIIFGKWLGTALNITGATLGACAAFAIGRFAARDVMAQKFRGQKWFDKLEKGIAEDGLNYMLFVRLVPVFPYNGLNYGASLTGISFKNYLIGTFFGMMPASFIFTNAAAEIGESIEEGFTLTAGMITSLVLLGILALVPIAVKKYKVYKKNLPD from the coding sequence GTGAAAAAAAAGAGTGCTATAAAACTGATCTTCATTGTAATTTTTATTTCCGCGATTATTTTTATTTTCAGGTATTTCAATCTGCATGAACACCTTACTCTTCAGAAACTTCATAATCTGGTCGATTCATTCGGTATTTTCGGACCGCTCGCTTTCGTCCTGTTGTACGCTGTCGCCTCTACCTTTGGCCTCCCCGGCACCATTTTCACCATCGCGGGTGGGATAATCTTCGGTAAATGGCTCGGCACTGCCTTGAACATTACCGGGGCAACGCTGGGGGCATGCGCGGCCTTTGCCATCGGACGTTTTGCCGCTCGCGATGTAATGGCTCAAAAATTCAGGGGACAAAAATGGTTCGATAAACTTGAAAAAGGGATAGCGGAAGACGGACTGAACTATATGCTGTTCGTCCGGCTCGTCCCGGTATTCCCCTACAACGGCCTCAACTACGGAGCGTCGCTAACCGGCATATCCTTCAAAAACTATTTAATAGGGACATTTTTCGGGATGATGCCAGCCTCGTTTATTTTCACCAACGCCGCCGCCGAAATAGGAGAATCAATAGAGGAGGGCTTCACGCTCACGGCGGGGATGATCACATCGCTTGTACTGCTCGGCATTCTTGCACTTGTTCCGATTGCCGTAAAGAAGTACAAGGTGTACAAAAAAAATCTCCCGGACTGA
- the fbp gene encoding class 1 fructose-bisphosphatase: protein MAHEFRKLGTTVTRLIMDEQRKHPTASGDFSSMLMELIVAMKLISYEVNKAGLLNVLGAAGTNNIQDEEQQKLDVFANNTIFRAMDHTGYLCGMASEENADILEIPKQYPKGKYALVYDPLDGSSNIDANVSIGTIFGIYKKISDGTDYDTEDFLQPGHKMVAGGYTIYGSSTMLVITTGNGNGVHGFTLDPNVGEFILSHPNIKTPQKGKIYSVNEGNTPYWDEKTKDVINYFKDKDKKTGRPYSSRYIGSLVSDFHRNLLYGGIFMYPIDFKEPSKSTGKLRLLYEANPLAFVAENAGGLATDGKNRILDMKPTDLHQRVPLYIGSKEDVETAMKILNG from the coding sequence ATGGCCCATGAGTTTAGAAAACTCGGTACGACCGTAACGAGGCTCATCATGGATGAGCAGAGGAAACATCCTACAGCTTCCGGCGATTTCTCGTCGATGCTCATGGAGCTGATCGTCGCCATGAAGCTCATCTCGTACGAAGTAAACAAGGCTGGTCTCCTGAATGTCCTTGGGGCGGCGGGTACCAATAACATACAGGATGAAGAACAGCAGAAGCTTGATGTGTTTGCCAACAACACAATCTTCAGGGCGATGGATCATACAGGCTACCTCTGCGGCATGGCGTCGGAGGAAAACGCCGACATCCTCGAGATCCCGAAGCAGTATCCGAAAGGGAAGTACGCCCTTGTGTACGACCCGCTGGATGGTTCATCCAACATCGACGCTAATGTAAGTATCGGAACGATCTTCGGCATCTATAAAAAGATCTCCGATGGCACCGATTACGATACCGAGGACTTCCTTCAGCCGGGGCATAAAATGGTCGCGGGGGGATATACGATATACGGCTCTTCAACGATGCTGGTAATAACTACTGGTAACGGCAACGGCGTGCATGGCTTTACGCTCGATCCAAACGTGGGAGAATTCATCCTTTCGCATCCGAATATAAAGACGCCGCAGAAGGGGAAGATCTACAGCGTAAACGAGGGTAATACCCCCTACTGGGATGAAAAGACAAAAGATGTCATCAACTATTTCAAGGATAAGGATAAGAAGACCGGGCGCCCCTATTCAAGCAGGTACATAGGATCGCTTGTGTCCGATTTTCACCGCAACCTCCTCTACGGCGGGATATTCATGTACCCGATAGATTTCAAGGAGCCGTCGAAAAGCACGGGGAAGCTGAGGCTCCTATACGAGGCGAACCCGCTGGCGTTCGTGGCGGAGAATGCCGGTGGGCTGGCGACCGACGGGAAGAACCGAATACTCGACATGAAACCGACCGACCTTCACCAGAGGGTTCCGCTCTATATCGGCAGCAAGGAAGATGTCGAGACTGCGATGAAGATACTAAACGGGTAA
- a CDS encoding P-II family nitrogen regulator, whose protein sequence is MKKIEAIIKPHKLDEVKEKLNDIGVTGMTITEVRGFGRQRGHKEIYRGAEYHIDFIPKIKLEIVLDDSIAEKVIDLISESARTGSIGDGKIFVIPVEEAVRIRTGERGEQAI, encoded by the coding sequence ATGAAGAAAATTGAAGCGATTATAAAGCCCCATAAACTGGATGAAGTGAAGGAAAAGCTGAACGACATCGGCGTAACCGGCATGACCATTACCGAGGTAAGGGGTTTCGGGCGTCAGCGAGGGCACAAGGAGATATATCGAGGGGCGGAGTACCACATCGATTTTATTCCGAAGATAAAGCTGGAGATAGTGCTAGACGATTCGATCGCGGAAAAGGTTATAGACCTGATATCCGAATCTGCGAGGACAGGTTCCATCGGCGACGGAAAGATATTTGTAATACCTGTCGAGGAAGCTGTAAGAATAAGAACCGGAGAGAGAGGGGAGCAGGCTATCTGA